The window TTCTTGGCCGAATTGGCAGGTATGGTTTTGACAGGATCCTTTTTAGAATCTACAATGCCATCCCCATCTCCTGATTCTGAAGGTTCTGAAGGAACAGCAGGTTTATCAGAAGTTTTTCCTTCTTCCAGATCTGCTTGTTCGGAATCTTTAGTGGACTCCTCTTCTATCTCTGCAAGCTGTTTGGCTATTTTTGCGTAGGTTTTATCAATATTTTTTTGTAGTGCTGCTTTTGCTTTAGGGTTTTGAACCTTTTCTAGTGCTGCTTTTAAGGCTACTATATTTTGGCGGGGGACATCACTTGCTTCCTTTTCCCCTTCTGTATCCTCACTTGCAGGTTCCTCATCTGCAGGGAGCTCGCCAGACGGTGATTTTTCACCTTCGGCAGGCTCTTCTGCCTCATGACCATCGTCTTCTGGTTTTTCATTCTCAGGCTGTTCAGCTTCCTCGCCTGCTTGTTCCTCGTAGTCTTCCAAATAGGTAAGTGCATCTTTAATTGTTTCAATTGCACGTTCTTCTTCGCCGGCAATAAAGAGCTCTTCCGCTTCAGCTAGGCGTTCCGCAGCATAGGCAGCAAGCAATTCAGCTTCCTTATCATTATTGAACGCAATCGCTAGCTTGATTTTTTCAAGGGCAACTTTTACAAAATAAAAGAAATCTCCAGGAATTAATGATGGCGTATCTGTGTCGTCCAATGCCTGTACAGCTTCATCTGATGAAACAGGTAAAGTTTGAATCTCATCTTGGTTTTCAGTACCAGTATTTGCCTTGGCAAGCATTGGAGAAAATGCAAACGTTCCAGCCAAAACCATAGACATTGCAGCCTTGGCTATCTTCTTCATCTCTTTTTCTTTCAATAGTTGTCACCTCTGCGAAAGTATTGCGGCGCCGCTTTTCATTAAACATTACGCTCGCAAAAATTCCGTTGTGAGGGTAGTAAAATTGAAAGCAAAAAAATATTTTCCCAACAAACAAGTCCATCAACCTACAATATTGATTGTATAATCGGTGCTTTCCCCATAATCCTAAAACTAAATCACGCAGCTCCGCCCCTGCACGATTCCATCAACCTTATTTAAAAATCTAAAATATCTTTTACCACAAACCCTATTTTCCAGTAAGGCGGTGGAGCGGAGTATAATTAAACTTTATAATAAATAAACCAAAAAATGGGTGCTCCCCCCATAATCCCAAATACTAAATCACGCAGCTCCGCCCCTGCACCTTAAAGATGAGCATGTTCAGTTTTCTTTGAAAAGAAGAAGCCACCGACAGCAAGGGCGATCAGTACACTCCAAAATACAAGCTTCCATAAAATCGATTCTGGAAAGTGCTCGTCGATAATGCTAACTTCAGGATGTGCCATTGTAAAAACGGCAAGTTTGACTCCAACCCAACCGACAATCATAAATGCCGCTGTCTCGAGACTTGGGCGTTCTTTTAATAGTTTAATAAACTGCGTAGCTGCAAATCTCATCATGACAATGCCTGTAATCCCGCCAAGGAGCATGACCAGGAATTGTCCACCGTCGAGGCCTCCAATAGTGAACCAGCCTAATGGAGTTATAGTCATGGACAGTGCAACTGCTGCCAAAATCGAATCAATCGCAAACGCGAGATCTGCCAGCTCTACTTTAACGACCGTCCCCCAAAAGGAAGAGCTGCCTTGTTTCGGTGAGATTACGAGTTTTTTAGGGGCATGGTGCTGATGCAAATGTTTAGCGGAAATAAAGAATAAGTAAAGTGCGCCAGCGGCCTGGATCTGCCAAACGTCTGAAAGTAACGAAATCATAAATAATGCACCAAACCTAAATATAAATGCCCCCAGTAAACCATAAAACAATGCTTTCTTTTGCTGATTCTCAGGGAGCTGTTTCACCATTACCGCCAGTACCACTGCATTATCTGCTGCCAAAATCCCCTCCAGGCCAATCAGCACCAGCAAAACCCAGCCATACTCCATTACCAATGAAGCATCCATCAGTTCCTCTCCTCCTACTTTTGGATTTCCTTCTCCAAGCAGCAAGGAAGACGGAATTAGACGCAAAAAGACCCCTGCCTGAAGGCAAAGGTCTTGCTAGACATATGTATGCCAACAAAGCCGGCGGCAACTACCGCGAAATGACGACTTTGCTTTAGGTTTCCCTAACAGCTACTCCCCTTTGATAAGGACATATTCAGTTGTTTACATACTATTATAACGATTTTAAATTTGTCCGGTTCCATTTTATTTATGTCTTAATTGTGACTGAAAAATACAATTCGTTTAAGGGCGTAACCAAACAATAAACCCGGCAGTAAAAAGAGCATCGGTGTAAAAACAGGACCGGGTGTAATGCCCGCAACCGTCACCTTTGATGAAATCATCAGGCCAACTGTTACAAAATACGCACCAAAAACAAAGGGCAGAAATGACCCTTTTTCGTCTTCAGGCATTGCAGTCCTATATGCGTCCCATAAGGCAAACATATACAGGCATGGATAAAACATAAGCCATCCGTAATCAATCGTAGCGAAGGCTGCCGGGATATCGCCCATAAAACTATGTTTTATTGCTTCATTGAAATTGCTATTAACATTAATCGTAATTTCGAGTAAGACAAACAGTATTCCTTTTATCAGGCTTCCCGACAGAATCTGGCTAAAACCAGGCAGGGCTATATTCCATACTATTGCCTCTAATTTATTTAACTTTTTCATATTCCTACCCGCTTTTTGGCATAATCCGGTTACCCCATTCATAACGGGCAGTAAAAAACCCAGCCTAAAGATTCAAGAAATTAGATTGGGATCAACTGCCCGTAAAGGTCCAATTGGTGAACTAAGAATTTTCTTAGGGCTTCAATCCCTAGAAAAATCAAACTAACCATCAGTGGGGAAACGTAAAATCCCCCTAGTGGGAAGGTTCACTTAATATCTCCTTTAGCATATCCAATTTATTGCCAGTTAACTCGGGATTCATTAGTTGATTTTCACTTGATATTCGGGATTATTTTTGTTTTTCATATAAAACCCTACCATTGCCTCTAGTCCTTCCCTGAAATCTGGACATGAAATACCGGACCCTTCTAAGTCTTCACTGGCTTGCGAGCAGTCAAAATGTCCCTTCCAGGTGAAATAATCCAAAGCCTCTCTCTCTACACCCAACATTCGCCGAACAGACGAAACTGAAAGGCTAACCCTCGCCATGCTAAGTGGAAGTGTTCCCGTTGGAGTCTTATCAATAAGTTGCTTCATAAGCATTTCGTAAATTTCCGAAACTGTATACGGCGAAGGGTCAGTGAGGTGATAGGTTTTTCCAGCACCTTTGTCAAGGAAAGAAAGGTAAGCCGTCGCTGAAATAATATAATCAATGGGTACAAAGTTGATTACGGCATCGCTGTTGCCCAGACGTGGGATAATTGGCAGAAAACGAAGACGATCCAGGAAATTCATAATAAAATAGGGGCCATCAAATTTAATCGTTTCTCCGGTTTTTGAGTGCCCTTTTACAATACCAGGCCGGATAATCGTAGTAGCAATATCTTTTTTTAACTCTTCCACAAGAACTTCCGCTTCATATTTTGTTTCTTCATAAAAATTTTTGAATTCAGCAGGCCGAATTAGCTCCGTTTCGAGTAATTTCCCTTCTCTTCTGCCAGCCACATAAGCGGTACTGAAATATATATATCGTTTTATATTGTGAAGCGATTTTACCCAAACATTCACATTGGCTGTCCCCTCGACATTTACCTTCCGGGCGATATCTTCTGGAACAGCCAAATCATAAATGGCTGCCAGATGAAAAACATGAGTAATAGTTTGTTTAAGTTCTTCAGCCTCCCCCTGCTTGATCCCAAGCTCTGGTTTCGTGATATCTCCTTCTTTTATCCTGAATTTCTCCTTACTGCGGACCGTATCCCGTGCAATTTTGCTGATTTCCTCCTTTGCCTTGCGTTTCATTGCTGGCTGTACGAGCACATAGACCATACCCGCTTCATGCCTTTTTTGTAAAATCTCTCTAATTAGCTGATTACAAATGAATCCTGGAAACCCTGTAAATAAGTAGTTCTCCCCCATCATTCCATCTCGCTTCCAATTTAGATTATATTTCTACTCTAAAAGAGGTCTATCCAGGGTGTCAAACTAGAGAGTGAATTTTCTGAAATTATGAAATGAAAACAGAAACTCCGATTTAGCCACAAGTCATTATGCTCCTCACGCGCCCTCTATAATGTTTCGAGTATTGGAATGGGAAAATTATGTGGCCGTTGTTAACTATAAAGTTATACTAAAGAATTTCAGAATCCGAATTTATTAATTGGAGCGGAAGGCACGAAGACTCGTTCGAAAATGCAAAAAACGCATTTTCTCCTGCGATGCCTTTTCAAGGATGATTATTCAACGTCCTGTGGGAGAAGCGGGACAGGTGAGACCCCACAGGAGCAAAGCGACGAGGAGGCTCACCGCACGCCTCACGGAAAGCGAAGCGCCAGTAGCGGAAATCAACCACTTGTTTAACATAGCTTAAAACAAAAATAAACCGATGGGAATTCCCACCGGTTTACATAATTAACCTTATTGATGCATATCCATCGGATTATAAAGCTTTACTTCGGGGTTTTTATCCTGGAACCATCTAAGAGCAAATTCATTCTCGAATAGAAATGCATACTTTCCAAACCTATCCTTCACTAACAAGCTGCGTGAATTGGAAAGTTTTTCGTCGACTGTTTCTCCCTCAACCCACCGGGCTACCTTTGATCCCTGGCGTTCCATTATTACATCCGAATTGTATTCGTTCTTCATCCTGTGTTCGAAAACCTCGAACTGGAGCTGGCCTACGGCACCCAATAGATAGTCCTCAGTTGCAACGGTTTTGAAGAGCTGAATCGCGCCTTCCTGAACGAGCTGTTCAATTCCTTTATAGAACGATTTTTGTTTCATGACGTTCTTTGCAGAAACACGGACGAACAATTCAGGTGTGAACTGCGGCAGGCGCTCAAACTGGAATTGATCCTTGCCAGTCGTAATTGTGTCTCCAATTTGATATGTTCCTGTATCATAAAGGCCAATAATGTCACCACTTACAGCCTCTTCGACCGTACTCCGTTCCTCCGCCATAAATGACGTAGATTGTGATAGTTTAATTTGCTTGCCAAGACGAGGGACATTCACACTCATTCCTCGTTCAAATTTGCCAGAGCAGACACGAACAAATGCAATTCGGTCACGGTGTGCCGGATTCATGTTAGCCTGAATTTTAAAAATAAATCCTGAAAAATTTTCAGATAGCGGGTCAACTTCACCCGCTGATGAGTTACGCGGTACTGGAGGCGGCGCAAACTGCAAATAAGACTCCAGGAATGTCTGAACCCCAAAGTTGGTCAAGGCACTGCCGAAGAAAACAGGAATTAAATTACCTGATTCAATCCGCTCGGGTGAAAATTCATTTCCAGCCTCGTTTAGAAGCAATACTTCCTCGAGCGTCTGATCATAAAGGCCTGTTGACTTAATTTGGTGATCCCCATCAATTTCACCATCCTCATTTAGAGGAATAAAACGCTGTTCTTCGCCAACCCTGAACTGCTCAATTCTGTTATTGTATCTGTCGTAAATCCCAAGAAATTCTTTGCCCATACCAATTGGCCAATTCATTGGATAAGACTCAATTCCAAGCACTTCTTCCAATTCAGCCAAGAGCTCAAGCGGTGCTTTCCCCTGACGGTCAAGTTTATTAATAAAGGTGAAAATTGGTATTCCGCGCATCCGGCAAACCTTAAATAGTTTCAAGGTTTGTTCCTCGATTCCCTTTGCCGAATCAATTATCATAACAGCACTATCGACCGCCATAAGGGTCCGGTAAGTATCCTCACTAAAATCCTGGTGTCCAGGAGTATCCAGGATATTGACCCTGAACCCGTCGTAATCGAACTGCATGACACTTGAGGTTACCGAGATTCCGCGCTGCTTCTCAATTTCCATCCAGTCACTCGTAGCAAATTTGCCAGTCTTTTTAGCTTTTACAGTTCCCGCATCCCGAATTGCTCCGCCAAATAGGAGCAGTTTTTCGGTCAAGGTTGTCTTCCCGGCATCCGGGTGTGAAATAATTGCAAAAGTCCGTCTTGACAGGACTTCTTCTTTAAAATTCGTACTCATTTTTTACTTCCTCACTTCTAACATTAAATGGTTAATCCATAACTTTAATCATATCCCGTACAAGTAAATTGCGCAAGCGGTCCTTCTTTCACTTTCCCTTTACTCATATTGTCTTGCACTGTATAAAGCTTACTGTAAATAACTTTTTGTCTAGAATGTGTCCAAATCCTTGAATGAAAAATAAAATTTTACATCGGAATTTTTTTAGAAAATAATATGTCAAAAGTCCTGAAAAGGCCTGATTTTGTTTGTTTTATCCAGGTAAATCGATTCAATAATTCACTAGTTGTTCACTCCTCCAAAGCTCTTTTTCCTGCAATTACCAATGATGATAATTCAGAATTCCTATTTATTACAAATGGTATTTTCATATAATAGAGTTACAGAGTAAAGGAGATGAGCATAGTGGATATGAGTAAAAAGGCAATCAATAAATTCATTCCGCTGATTACAGCTGTTTTGTTAGTAGCCGCGGGATTTATCTGGTATATACAATCAACAACAAAAGCAACAGCAATTCCCTTTTCTTCTTTGGAAAGAAAAATTGCTGCAGAAAATGGCGAGAAGGTCAGTCTAGAGGAACGGTCCAATGGCAGCTTAACACTAACAACAAGTGAGGGGAAATTTGTGACTAAAGTGCCTCCAAACAGCGAGATGGCAAACAATCTTGTTTCTAAGTACAATGTGGAATATTCATACACCTCCAGTAGCAAATACGGCAAATGGATTTTGGGAGGGGTAATCGTTTCCCTGGCAGCTGCGGCTTTTGCAGTCCAAAAGAAGGGCGGAAATGGCCTTGGTGTTACAAATACGATGAAAAATAGCCTTTCCAAGGCTCGTCCACTGCCTGAAATCACTCTTCAAGATGTCGGCGGACTTGGAAATGAAATGAAAGAAGAAATTCTCCAGACTCTTTCCATTATTAAGGAACCTGAACGATCATCCAAACTTGGGGTTAAGCCTCCAAAAGGAATCCTTCTTTACGGACCTCCTGGAACAGGTAAAACACTGTTGGCACAGGCAATGGCAAAAGAACTTGGCGCTTCCTACTTTTCAACAAGCGGTTCGGCCTTTAATGAATTGTTCGTCGGCGTTGGGGCTTCACGGGTAAGAAGCTTGTTCCAAAATGCGCGCAAACAAACACCTGCAGTCATCTTCATTGATGAAGTCGACGCACTTGCAGGAAAGAGGAAAGCACTTGGCGGTGAAGAATCCGAAAAAACACTTACAGAATTGCTTGTCCAGCTTGACGGTGGACATTCAAATGAAGGAATCCTGTTTGTCGCAGCTACAAATAGGAAGGATATGCTTGATGATGCGTTCCTCCGCCCGGGCAGGATTGATTTTTCCTTCCAGGTTCCACTTCCAGATACAAAGGGCCGCAGGGAAATTATTGATATCCATACAAAAGGCAAAGTGATGGCAGACGACGTTCAATCCTCACTTGATGACCTTGCAGAAAGCACATCTGGTTTCTCTGGCGCAGATTTAAGCATGCTTTTTGAAACAGCCAGCAGACGCGCGATCAGAAACGGCAAGGATATGATTTCAAAAGAAGATCTCGATTATGCTCTTGACCGTACAATACTAGGAAGCACATCCCGGGAATTGCAAGATGCAGACACTAAGCGCAGAGTTGCAATCCATGAGGCAGGCCATGCCATTGTAGCCGCAGTTACAAAACCAGGCTCAGTCCGGAAGGCGACCATAATCCCTCGAGGTGAGGCATTGGGTTATGTTGCTCCAATCCCTAAAGAATTGCATCTTTCCACAACCAGCGACCTGCTTGACCGGATTGCGATGATTCTTGCTGGCGGTGTTGCAGAAAGAATGTATCTTGGGGAACACAGTATCGGAGTATCCGGTGATGTCCAGCAGGCAAAGAATATCATTGAACAAATGGTTGAAACCGGTATGCTGCAGGATGGTTTCACTCTAACTTTTGTTAAGGCAGAGAAAGAAACGAAAATGCAGGAGCTCTTCCAAAGAGGTCTTGAAATGTCACAGTCCATTATCAGCGCACATTCAGAAGCATATGAGCAATTGGTAGAGGCTTTGTTGAAAAAAGAAACACTCGAAGGTTCTGAAGTAGATGCAATTATTGCTGCAGAAAGCAAAGATGCTGTTTTAGCTTAATTTATAAAGACCATGTTTTAGCCGGTTCCGAGTGGAGCCGGCTATTTGTATTTGCCTTCCTGCAATATACAAGTTTAAATTAACAGAAGGAGTGGAAAATTACCTAAAGCAGTAGTTTTTTAGGAAAGAGGGGAAACCGAATGGATAACAAGTTTGAAAGTGAACAGAAAAAGTATGAAGGACGAGCCCAAAAGTACATTGACAACCCAAAGGAAACAGAGTCCCTTTTAAAAAAGGCATTTGGAAAAGCCGAAAGCAATAAAGGCTCTCTCGGTGAAGCATGGCATAAGCTTCAGCTTTTGTTCGAAATGGTTCGGTCCTGGTCAAAAGGAGAATACAAGAACGTTTCACGAGGAACCATTCTTGCGGTCATCGGTGCGATTATTTATTTCGTTTCTCCGATTGATCTTGTACCTGATTTTATCGTCGGTTTAGGGATTCTTGATGACGCTGCTATCATTGCCTTTACTTGGAAAAAGCTGACCAAGGAAATCGAAGAATTCAGTGTTTGGAAAAATACAATTGAAACAACTGAAATTGAGACATCCGAGTATGAAAGACCTCTTGTATAACATCTAAAAATGAGTTTCGTGCCACCTTATATTTTTGTCCGGGCTTTAAGTAAGCCCGGTTTTTTCATTTTTTCTTTATGTGAGAACATAAAAAAACCCTATCCATTTTTCAGGATAAGGGAATATGAATTGCGTTCAAGAACGTGTGTCTAAATGGAAAAGTTGTGTTCACCAATCTTTTCAATGACAGGACGTGTGCGAATCCAAGTGTCTGTAGCAATTTCAGGATTATAGAAAAACAACGCTTCCGTTACCTTTTCATCGGGAGCAAGAGCCTCTTCAACAGCTTCTTTTGCTTCATTCCCAGCAGGTTTGTTAATTTCCCCGTTCGCAACTGGATCAAATTGCCGTTTTTGATAAATTACATCTTTCACGGTATCAGGAAACTGCCCATCCTCAACTCTGTTTAAAACAACCTCAGCAACTGCGACTTTCCCTTTGAAAGGTTCTCCTTTTGCTTCGGCATGGACAAGTCTTGCTAACAGTTCTTTCTCTTCTTTTGTTAATTTAGGACTTTCTTCTTTTGGTTGTTCTTCTTTTATCGGTGTATCCTTTTTAACGATATTTATTTTTCTCTCTTTTGCCGGTTCAAATGTGCTGCCATTTTTTTCTTGAGTTATGGATTTTGCTGAAAGCGACCCTGGGATGGCAAGCATGAGCAACATGGCCGGCATAAGAAGCAATGACGCAGGTTTCTGCATTCTCATCTCCTCCAATTCCCTTTTTTTCAGTTCTTAACTAGGCTAACATGAATAGGAGTAGAAAATCACTCACAAAAACCTTCCATGGAAAGTGTGGGAGTTCTTACCATACTTTTGCTTTCAATAAATGAAACCCGGCAGTTGCCGGGTTCCATCCCTAAAATCAACCCTTTGTTCCTGATGAGATATTCGATCCCTCAATAAAATAGCGCTGAAACAGGAAGAATATCAATACAATCGGTAACAGTACCATGACTGACATTGCCATCAAATAATGCCACTGTGTCTGGACAGTGCCTTTAAAGGTTTGCAAGCCAATTTGCAAGGTATAGAGCCTTTCATCATTAATATAAAGGAGTGGCCCTAATAAATCGTTCCACGCTCCTGTAAAGTTAAAAATAGCTACTGTCATCAACGCAGGCTTGGTCAGCGGTACCATGATATGCCACCATATCTGCAAGTGATTCGCCCCATCCAGTATTGCAGCTTCAATAAGCGAATTTGGAATGGTCATCATAAACTGCCGGAGCAAAAAAATGAAAAAAGCACTGCCAAGGAATGCTGGTACTATTAAAGGCAAGTACGTATTCAACCAGCCGAGCTTCGAGAAAAGGATATACTGAGGAACCATTGTCACAAACCCTGGAATCAGCATTGTCGATAGGACGATGACAAACAATGCATTACGCCCTTTAAATCGAATTTTAGCAAACGCATAAGCAACAAGGGAATTAACCAGTACTGCCCCAATCGTCCCAATCACAGCTATAAACATTGTATTCATAGCCCAGCGTGTAAATGGTGCTGTTTTCCAGGCATCAACATAATTTTCAAAATGAAATTCGTTTGGAATGAACGTTGGCGGGTATTGGGCTATTTCAGCTGGAGATTTTAATGATGTCGAAACCATCCACCATAACGGTAAAAGAAGGACAATGCTCCCAGCAATCAGAATAAGCGTAATAGTCCAGGATTTAAGGTTCCGTTTGAATTTTCTTGTTTCATAAAACTTAGGGGCGGTATACTCACTCATTTATTATCTCCCCCTTCATAATACACCCAGCGTTTTCCAATTTTCATATTTAAGACAGTCAAAACCATTACGATGATAAACAACAGCCATGCCATTGCCGATGCATACCCCATATCAAACAATTCAAATGCATTGTTCCACATATGAAGATTGTAAAATAACAGTGAGTTTGCAGGTCTTCCACTGCCTTCTTCACTCATGACATAGGCTTCCTGGAATATTTGGAATGCCCCTATTGTACTAGTAATCACATCGAAAAAGATGATAGGGGAAATCATAGGAAGGGTAATATTGTAGAACTTCTGTAAGCCCGTTGCCCCTTCTATATCTGCTGCTTCGTACATTTCTTTTGAAACTCCCTGGAGACTTGCGAGATATAAGAGCATCCCGCCGCCTACACTCCACAGTTTCATCAAGATTAATCCTGGCTTTGTCCACTCTGGGTCAAAAAGCCAGGCGGGACCATCGATACCAAACCAGCCAAGGAATGTATTGACAAGGCCTGTCGAAGGGCTAAGCAGCTGCATCCATAAGAAATAAACCGCCACACCCGAAAGTATTGCGGGAAGATAATAAATCGTCCTGAATATTTTCATTCCAAGTATCTTTTGGTTTAACAACAATGCAATCAAAATTGCCCCTACAGTCGTAAGCGGCACTGAAAAAGCAACATAATAGAGAGTGTTCCATAGCGATGTCCAAAACAAATTGTCGATAGTGAACATCCGAACGAAATTATCCATTCCAATAAAATTCATCTTAGATGTAATATTATAATCCGTGAAGCTGGCAGCAAGTGAAAACAGCAGTGGTCCCGCTGTCAGGCATATAAATCCTATAATCCAGGGACTGATGAACAAATAGCCCCAAATATTTTCTTTAAACTCCCGAGTTATCTTTTTGTTTGGAGTTTTCATATCCGCAGCTGCGCTTGGAGTTTTACTCTTTTTCGCAGATACGCTGCTTACCCCTGACTCTTCCGGGAGTGCTACTTCTGCAGATTGAGCTGATTTCATTTCAATCCCCCTTTTTACGTACTATATAAAAGAGAGATGGATGGCATAGCCATCCTTCCCTCCTTTTTAGTTAAAGCCAGCTTCAACGGCTAGCGTGTGCGCCTTTTGTTCTGGCTATTTTTTAATTTTCTTTACATCTGCTTCTGCTTTTTTCAAGGCCTCGGCAGGAGTTAACTTACCTGCAAAAACATTATCGACATGCGGATTGATTCTATTCTGATAGTCAGGATAATCCAGTGGCACCGGGAACATCTGAGTTGTTTCAAGGTTTTTCACTGTCATTTCGTATACCTCTTTGCCTTGTCCATCAAGTGACTCTGCTACAGCTTTAGCGGCTTCAATATTAGCAACGTTATCGAAATTCTTCTCGCCCCAATATTGCTGCGCGTCCTTGCTTGTCAGATATTTAATAAATTCTGCAGCTTCCTCGGGATTGTCGGATCCTTTAGGTATTTCTACTACAAATCCGCCGCCATCCGCCCAATTCTTGCTCGATTCATCATAAGCAGGAATAGGCGCTACACCGAACTCCATATCTTTTCCGTAATCACGGAGTTGTGTATAGAATGTTCCGACCTCAACCATCATCGCGACTTTACCAGAAATGAACGGGTTCGCCTGCTCGCTTCCAAATTCAGCCTTGAAGGCTTGGACATTCTTTTCGCCATAGTGGTCCTGCCACTTTGTCAGCCATTCAAGTGCTTCAACCTTCTTTGGCGTATTGATGGCCAATTCGCCATTATCTATAAAACCTCTTCCACCATCAGCACTAACCATCCATGAATTAGCTCCAATGTTGCCCCAAAGTGGATAAAAGCCAAATCGATCAAATTTTTTCCCTTTCTTTACATCCAGCTTTTTCGCATATTCTTCAAGCTCTGCCCATGTTGTTGGCGGTTTATTAGGGTCAAGCCCAGCTTCCTTGAATAACTTTTTATTGTAGAATAAGAGCCTTGTATCTGTATTGAATGGTACAGCATACGGCTTGCCTTTATATTCAACTGTTTCCCACAAATGCGGATAAAATTGATCCTTGAATGAATCATCCAGATATTTGCTCAAGTCTTCTGCTTGTTTATTTTCTGCGCGCTGTGCCACCGAGTTGATATCATTCACCACAACATCAGCAGGGTTTCCTGCTGCAACAGAAGCGAGGTTTTTTGTCCAAATGTCACCCCACGGCAGGAATGTATGCTTTACTTCAATTTTGTCCTGGGATTCATTAAAATCTTTTACTATTTTCTCTATAATCGGCCTGCGTGTTTCTGATCCCCAGAAGGTCCAGAAATCAATAACAACTTTACCATCCTTCGAATTTGCGGAGGTAGAGGCATTATCCCCGCTGCATCCCGCCAGTACCCCTACTAGCAAAAGAACACTAAAAAACAAGTAAACTCCCTTTTTCATTGTTACCCTCCTGATAGTCATATAATAATACACTCCATCTATTTACCCAGCTTCTCGTGGTGAAAACCTATTTCCCGACAATTCTTTTTTAAAAACGACAATTTTTATGAAAAGGTTGTTTCCTATGAACCAGTTTCTAGCCGAGAAGCTAAGAAAAACCGCATGCCTTCTCTATAGAGAACATAGTCGTTTTTTCAGGGGAAGAGGTAGTTTGCGAAAGCAGAGCCTGAAAAGGTAACAGAGAAGCCTTGTCAGCGGGCGAATATGTACAGTTTTTTTAACCGTTAATTAAGTTTTTTCTGAAAAAGAAATAGCCGGTCTCATAAGTTTGGAGACCGGCTTTGTTGCAATTACTTAGTATTTAAAACACGCTGCTCCTACAATAATGAGCAAGATGAACAGGACAACAATCAAAGCGAAACCGCCATAACCACATCCGCCACCATATCCATGACCATATCCGTATCCATAACCGTATGGCATGTAAGAACCTCCCCTTTTAATTAGTAACCGCCGTAGCCCCAGGAAGCCCCAATGATAACCAATAGAATGAATAGTACAACAAGCAGGGCAAATCCGCCGCCGTAACCGCCAGTGCCTGACATTAAACATTACCTCCTTTTGT is drawn from Bacillus sp. FJAT-18017 and contains these coding sequences:
- a CDS encoding AAA family ATPase; translated protein: MSKKAINKFIPLITAVLLVAAGFIWYIQSTTKATAIPFSSLERKIAAENGEKVSLEERSNGSLTLTTSEGKFVTKVPPNSEMANNLVSKYNVEYSYTSSSKYGKWILGGVIVSLAAAAFAVQKKGGNGLGVTNTMKNSLSKARPLPEITLQDVGGLGNEMKEEILQTLSIIKEPERSSKLGVKPPKGILLYGPPGTGKTLLAQAMAKELGASYFSTSGSAFNELFVGVGASRVRSLFQNARKQTPAVIFIDEVDALAGKRKALGGEESEKTLTELLVQLDGGHSNEGILFVAATNRKDMLDDAFLRPGRIDFSFQVPLPDTKGRREIIDIHTKGKVMADDVQSSLDDLAESTSGFSGADLSMLFETASRRAIRNGKDMISKEDLDYALDRTILGSTSRELQDADTKRRVAIHEAGHAIVAAVTKPGSVRKATIIPRGEALGYVAPIPKELHLSTTSDLLDRIAMILAGGVAERMYLGEHSIGVSGDVQQAKNIIEQMVETGMLQDGFTLTFVKAEKETKMQELFQRGLEMSQSIISAHSEAYEQLVEALLKKETLEGSEVDAIIAAESKDAVLA
- a CDS encoding TerC family protein, with the translated sequence MDASLVMEYGWVLLVLIGLEGILAADNAVVLAVMVKQLPENQQKKALFYGLLGAFIFRFGALFMISLLSDVWQIQAAGALYLFFISAKHLHQHHAPKKLVISPKQGSSSFWGTVVKVELADLAFAIDSILAAVALSMTITPLGWFTIGGLDGGQFLVMLLGGITGIVMMRFAATQFIKLLKERPSLETAAFMIVGWVGVKLAVFTMAHPEVSIIDEHFPESILWKLVFWSVLIALAVGGFFFSKKTEHAHL
- a CDS encoding DUF5667 domain-containing protein, whose product is MKEKEMKKIAKAAMSMVLAGTFAFSPMLAKANTGTENQDEIQTLPVSSDEAVQALDDTDTPSLIPGDFFYFVKVALEKIKLAIAFNNDKEAELLAAYAAERLAEAEELFIAGEEERAIETIKDALTYLEDYEEQAGEEAEQPENEKPEDDGHEAEEPAEGEKSPSGELPADEEPASEDTEGEKEASDVPRQNIVALKAALEKVQNPKAKAALQKNIDKTYAKIAKQLAEIEEESTKDSEQADLEEGKTSDKPAVPSEPSESGDGDGIVDSKKDPVKTIPANSAKKDAKQAEKLEKKKAINEKKQAKEIKKQEKKEAKAAQKKEKKETKVTQKNEKKAQKNEKKAQKEVRKQDKKEQKGKSNEHKNNGK
- a CDS encoding peptide chain release factor 3, encoding MSTNFKEEVLSRRTFAIISHPDAGKTTLTEKLLLFGGAIRDAGTVKAKKTGKFATSDWMEIEKQRGISVTSSVMQFDYDGFRVNILDTPGHQDFSEDTYRTLMAVDSAVMIIDSAKGIEEQTLKLFKVCRMRGIPIFTFINKLDRQGKAPLELLAELEEVLGIESYPMNWPIGMGKEFLGIYDRYNNRIEQFRVGEEQRFIPLNEDGEIDGDHQIKSTGLYDQTLEEVLLLNEAGNEFSPERIESGNLIPVFFGSALTNFGVQTFLESYLQFAPPPVPRNSSAGEVDPLSENFSGFIFKIQANMNPAHRDRIAFVRVCSGKFERGMSVNVPRLGKQIKLSQSTSFMAEERSTVEEAVSGDIIGLYDTGTYQIGDTITTGKDQFQFERLPQFTPELFVRVSAKNVMKQKSFYKGIEQLVQEGAIQLFKTVATEDYLLGAVGQLQFEVFEHRMKNEYNSDVIMERQGSKVARWVEGETVDEKLSNSRSLLVKDRFGKYAFLFENEFALRWFQDKNPEVKLYNPMDMHQ
- a CDS encoding YkvA family protein; its protein translation is MDNKFESEQKKYEGRAQKYIDNPKETESLLKKAFGKAESNKGSLGEAWHKLQLLFEMVRSWSKGEYKNVSRGTILAVIGAIIYFVSPIDLVPDFIVGLGILDDAAIIAFTWKKLTKEIEEFSVWKNTIETTEIETSEYERPLV
- a CDS encoding SDR family oxidoreductase, yielding MMGENYLFTGFPGFICNQLIREILQKRHEAGMVYVLVQPAMKRKAKEEISKIARDTVRSKEKFRIKEGDITKPELGIKQGEAEELKQTITHVFHLAAIYDLAVPEDIARKVNVEGTANVNVWVKSLHNIKRYIYFSTAYVAGRREGKLLETELIRPAEFKNFYEETKYEAEVLVEELKKDIATTIIRPGIVKGHSKTGETIKFDGPYFIMNFLDRLRFLPIIPRLGNSDAVINFVPIDYIISATAYLSFLDKGAGKTYHLTDPSPYTVSEIYEMLMKQLIDKTPTGTLPLSMARVSLSVSSVRRMLGVEREALDYFTWKGHFDCSQASEDLEGSGISCPDFREGLEAMVGFYMKNKNNPEYQVKIN